From a single Cryptococcus neoformans var. neoformans B-3501A chromosome 3, whole genome shotgun sequence genomic region:
- a CDS encoding hypothetical protein (HMMPfam hit to RIO1, RIO1 family, score: 233.2, E(): 4.6e-67), translating into MKLDATDLRYISADEFRVLTAVEMGSKNHEVVPSQLAAELSQIRGGNVKKALGDLAKRNLVARVQNVKYDGFRLTYGGLDYLALRTFSRRKPPSVHSVGTRIGVGKESDIYVVADEHGEKRVLKMHRLGRISFRAIKSKRDYLGKRKSASWMYMSRLSAQKEFAFMKALYQHGFPVPVPIDQARHCVVMSLVDGYPLRSVEAVEDPADLYSKLMELIVRLAHAGLIHGDFNEFNIMLLRKTGEPIVIDFPQMVSTRHENAEYFFNRDVNCIRRFFRRRFRYEATSWPTWKNVLEIEAGNAENAVQEEVSDGLTDLAMVQNRVRIDLEVEASGFGRALQRELEDYMIEVQDIPASESEEEEEEEADEDKKEEEEAEALSSHVQGNDEEELSDEAAVAAHLEALRLHRALGNDVSDEDAGPYSEHSLTDFASDDDSDDSDDSTGVAQTDFTTYTPSMRNQPRHHTRLPVKEFEKKGGARSAIAKQVERERHQTERKANAGKTSVKLGKQKGHKWKSSDKYVVGKDSGW; encoded by the exons ATGAAATTAGACGCCACCGACCTAAGGTATATTTCTGCGGATGAGTTTCGCGTTCTCACTGCT GTTGAGATGGGCTCTAAAAATCACGAAGTAGTTCCCTCTCAGCTTGCTGCCGAATTGTCCCAGATTCGTGGGGGAAACGTCAAGAAAGCCTTAGGCGACCTTGCAAAACGTAACCTGGTAGCTAGAGTACAGAATGTCAAAT ACGATGGATTCAGGTTGACTTATGGTGGTCTGGATTATCTTGCCTTGAGAACCTTCTCTCGCAGAAAGCCACCAAGTGTTCATTCAGTTGGGACCAGGATTGGTGTCGGCAAAGAAAGCGATATTTACGTCGTCGCAGATGAGCATGGTGAAAAGAGAGTATTGAAGATGCATAG GTTGGGAAGAATCAGTTTCAGGGCTATAAAGAGCAAACGAGACTACCTTGGGAAGCGAAAGAGTGCTTCTTGGATGTATATGAGCAGACTATCAGCTCAGAAAGAGTTCGCTTTTATGAAA GCACTTTATCAACATGGTTTTCCTGTACCAGTCCCCATCGATCAGGCCCGTCATTGCGTTGTCATGTCTCTGGTTGATGGCTACCCATT GCGGTCTGTCGAAGCTGTGGAGGATCCCGCGGATTTATATTCTAAATTGATGGAGCTTATTGTCCGTCTAGCTCATGCTGGCTTAATTCATGGAGACTTCAATGAGTTCAACATCATGCTTTTGAGGAAGACTGGAGAGCCCATCGTGATTGACTTCCCTCAAATGGTCAGCACTAGACATGAGAATGCGGAGTA TTTTTTCAATCGCGACGTGAATTGTATTCGTCGTTTCTTCAGAAGGCGTTTCAGATATGAAGCTACTTCTTGGCCAACCTGGAAGAATGTTTTGGAAATCGAAGCTGGAAATGCTGAGAATGCCGTACAAGAGGAAGTAAGCGACGGTCTAACAGATCTTGCGATGGTTCAAAATCGTGTGAGGATTGATTTGGAAGTGGAGGCCAGTGGCTTCGGGCGCGCGTTGCAACGCGAGCTTGAGGAC TATATGATTGAAGTGCAAGATATTCCCGCTAGtgagagtgaagaggaagaagaagaagaagcagacgAGGacaaaaaggaggaggaggaggcagaGGCATTATCATCACACGTTCAAGGcaatgatgaagaagagctttcTGACGAAGCTGCTGTGGCGGCTCATCTGGAAGCACTCCGCCTTCATCGCGCCTTGGGTAACGATGTCAGCGACGAAGATGCCGGCCCTTATTCGGAACACTCCCTTACGGACTTCGCATCTGATGATGACTCAGATGATTCCGATGATTCTACAGGTGTTGCTCAGACAGACTTCACAACATACACACCTTCAATGCGTAATCAACCTCGTCATCATACCAGATTACCGGTGAAGGAAttcgaaaaaaaggggggagCAAGGAGTGCCATTGCAAAACAAgtagagagagagagacaTCAGACGGAGAGGAAAGCCAATGCGGGAAAAACAAGTGTGAAGTTGGGTAAGCAGAAGGGGCATAAATGGAAGAGCAGTGATAAGTACGTAGTTGGAAAGGATAGTGGGTGGTGA